ACTATGCGTTGCTCGCTTTGCCGAGGTCCACTGAGCGCGAATACCAAAGCCGCGATCGCGATGACCCCAGTGAGGCGCAGCGCCACGCCCAAAGCGCCAGCCAGGGCGTCGGCGGGGACCACGCCAAGCCAAGGATACGCAGCGCTCCTCTGACCGCTGTAAAGCAGCGGTAAGGCGGCCAGAGCCAGAGCCAAGAGAACCCACGGGTGCTCAACGTGAGGAATCACCGCGCCTCTCGCTCAGCGGCCCGACATTGCCGGCACAATACCTCCAACGACGTCAGATCGGCGCTGCCGGCCATCGATGCGCGGCCATCGCCAAAAAACAGGCGGCGTGAGCCAAGAAAAAAACCTTCTATCTCCGCGCGGCGTTGCGCGAAGGTTGGTCGCCTGGCGAAGAAGCGTTCTAAGCGCTCGGCAAATACGACTTCGCCCGCGGTCTGGTTGAAAGCTTGATGGATCACGCGATAACCTTCTGGTAACGAGTGCCGCTCATCAACGCGACGCTTAAGGGCACGAAGCCGGCGGCTAGCCTGCGCGAACGGCGCGTCGGTGCGTCGTGCAAATGGCCACAGCGAGTTGGCGTACAGCCAGTAGCCGCCCAGTAACAGGCTGAGTGCGCCCCATAGCGCGACGCCGGCGGCGGGCAACGTCGTGTCAACCAATAGCGGCGGCGCATCGGCCCGCACCGGAATCGCGGCGACGTTATCCACTTCCGGTTCGGGCTCGAGTAACGGCGACATCGAGAAGATCCATTCTGGCACGCTGAGCGCGAAACTCTCGCCCGCGCCGACGAAACGCAGATCGAACCCTGGAATGGCCTCCTGGGTCACGGCGCGCGGGGTCGCGAACACTTGGTAATTGGCCGCAATTTTGTAACGGTTCAGACGTTCCGTCCGAATGCCTCTGGCCCTGACCGCTTGCAGCTCCAGCCATGAATTGACCCAGCGCGAGGGGGGTAACGAACTGCGTTGCAGGCGAAAGGGCTGCTCGACCGCCACCACCAGCTCCAGGCGGACTTTGTCGCCCGCCAAAAGACCAAACGCGCGTGGGCCACGAAGCTCAAGAATTGTAGCGCGTGAATCAGATTCCGATGTTGCTTGCCAGCCCGGCAGGATCTGTTTCTTTCGCTCCGGCAGCGCGCGAGCACCCACGTCGGGGGGCCTGGCCCAACCGGAAGTATCCGCACCTTGTTGCGCCAGGCAGGGCTGGGCCGCGCCGCACAGCGCCGCCCCCACCAACGCCAGGATCAGCGCTGAGAGAACGCGGCGGCATACAAAGGCGCCCTGAGTCATCGTTGCATGAAGAATCGGTTGAGGTCGTCGCAGTCGAGCTTGTCGATCAGGAAATACGGCGTGTGCCCGAATCCAAGAAAGACCCGGTCAAGTGCGGCGCGACGCTCTTCAAATGCCTTGATCAGGCGCGCGCGAATCGCGGGGCGCAACAGCAAATAGCGCTCGGCGCCGGTCTCGCTATCCCGCACGCGCGCCAGGCCGTAAGCGGGTGGATGGTGGAATTCCGCGCTGTCCCACAACACGATCGGAACGATGTCGTGTCTGGCGTACGCACGCAACAGGCGACGCGTGAAATCCAGCGGAAAGTGGAAGTCGGAAACGATGAATACCAGGCAACGGCGGGAACCTACGAGCGGCGCGGCGTCGAGCAGCCCCTGCGCGCCGTCGGCGGTCGGTTGCACCCTGCTCAGGCGACCAATGACCTCGCGCGCCGCTTCACCATTACGGGTCGCTGGCAGCGTAAGCTCCGGCAACAGACTGTTCGCGCCGGCGATCAGACCGAACGGATCGCCGGTACGCGCGGTTGAATACGCCAGCACCCTGAGAAACTCTGTCAGTAGCGCCAGTTTGGAGACGGCGCCCTCGAAGCCCATTGACCCCGACATGTCCACCAGGGCGTAAACAGGCACCAGACTATGCTGGTTATAGATGCGCACATAAAGCTGCCCGAACGGATCGCGCACCGAGCGCCGCAAATCCAGCCGGCGCGGATCGGGATAGTCGAGCAGAGGCGCGGTGCCGGCGTATTCAAATCCGGCGCCCGCGCGGCTGGATACGTGATGCCCCGGCAAGGCAAAACGACTGCGCCACCTGGTGCGATAGTGAAAGTCGCGGATTGCGGCGTCCGCGACCCTCGCCGCGATCATGGCGAGGCGACCTGACTTAGAATCTGCTCCATCATCTGTCGCGCGAGCATGGCGCGCCGCAATTCGTAGACTGGATTAAAGAACACGCGGTGGGTCATGGTCTCGAAGAAGATACTTTGCACATCCTCCGGCACCACCGTCTCGCGATCGTTAAGCCAGGCCGCCACCTTGGCCGCGCGAATCAACAGGCTCGCCCCGCGAGGACTGGCGCCAGCCTGCACCAGTTGACTCATATCGACGTCTTCGATCACGACGCCAAAGCGCTCGGGATCGCGCGTCGCCTCCCAAAGATCGAGCGCGTAGGTCTCTAATGTTTCGCTGACGCCAATCTCCTGCTGGATCAGCGGGCCGATGTCCTTGACCTGGGCGAACGGAATGATCCCCGACTGCACGCGTGCGATCAGCGCGTCCGCATCGTGGAACCGAGTGTCGAACATCAGACTGCGGCGCAGCTCGCGATCCTGTGTCAACTCAATGGGAATCTCCATAAAAAACCGGTCGCGCGCAGCCGACGGAATCTCGAAGGTTTCCTCTTTCTCCACGCGGTTACGATCAGCGAATACCTGCAGGTGTGGAAACCGATACTCGCGGTTGAAGGCGCTGACGCTGCGCTCCGCCATCACCCGCAGCAATAACGAATGCACCTGAGGACGCGCACGATTGATCTCGTTGAAAAAGAAGAACGAAAGATCCTCACCGTGCTTGAGCAGCGGCCCGGGATCGACCTGGGGCCGGCCCTGCTCATTTATGTAGGTGTAATAAATGAGATCGTTCGGCAACAGGTCGATGGTACCCTCAAGCCGCTCGTAGACGCCGCCAATACCGCGGGCCAGCGCGCGCAGCAACGTGGTCTTGCCGACGCCCACGTCGCCTTCCAGCAGTACGTGGCCGCGCGCGAACAGCGCTATCAACACCAGGCGTACAGGACGCTCAAGCCCGACCATCGCCCGGTTGACGCCGTCTTCAAGCGCCAGCGCGCGACCGCGCCAGTCCGCAAGCAGGGAATCGGCCTGGCGCGCGCTGGCCGATGACTCGCGGTTCATCAGTCGTCCTCTTCTTCGGCCGGATCCGGGAGATAACAGCTTTTGGCGGCGGCGGATAAAATGCTCTCATAGTTGTCTCTGGAGCTTTCCGCAACCGGGCCCTCGCGCAGGATCCCGGCACGCTCGCCTGTGGCGGACTGTCCGCGCAGGAAAGTATCCGCGGTGACGAATTCGTCGTGCGTCATCTTTGCGGCAATGTAGTCCATGCTGCATGAGCACTTATAGAGATTGTCAAGATTCTCGCCACCATTCTGCTGCATGCAATCGAACACATACTCCACGACCTCGTGAGTCGGATAATCGTGGGCGTCGTCGGCTGCGCCTGCACTTGCCGTTATCAATAAAACAGACGTGGCGACAATCAGCCTCGATAAATACATAACTTGATTCTCCTGAAGTTGAGTCGACCTGATGGGCTAACGCCAATGGTCGACGGATTGAGTTACGATGCGGCGAAACGGTTAGACCATATCAGAATAGGCGGGTCGGCGTTAGTTTCGAACAAGCCCTGGAATCACAGGCAAAGACAATGACGTTAAGTGCCTGCCTCTGTAGGCTACGACGCGCGCGTTTGACTTTGAAAGCAAACCCACTAGACTTCGAAAGCGGTATTGCCGGCGGTCTGGCTTGCGCGAAAACGCGTAAGCGTTCATGACCGCGACCGCCCATTCCACTTCGAATCAACAGGTTTTTTCGGGATGCAAGTCCATATACTCGGCTCGGGCGCTGGCGGCGGTTTTCCGCAATGGAACTGCAACTGCGTAAACTGTGCCGGTTTCCGCCGCGGGGAAATCACGGCGCGCGCACGCACTCAGTCCTCGATCACGGCCAGCGCCGACGGCATCAACTGGGTGCTGATCAACGCCTCGCCCGACATCCGCGCACAAATCGATGCATTCCCGGCGCTGCAGCCCGCGCGCGCCGTGCGCGATACCGGCATTCGCGCCGTGGTCCTGATGGACAGCCAGATCGATCACACCACCGGCCTGCTGACATTGCGCGAAGGTAATGTTCCGCTGGAGCTATATTGCACCGACATGGTCCATCAGGACCTGACCAGCGGCTTTCCGGTGCTGACCATGCTGGAACACTACTGTGGGGTTAACAGGCATCCGCTGCCCATTGACGGTGACTCGTTCGCCATCGCCGACGCGCACGGTCTCGCATTCACCGCGATTCAGCTTTCCAGCAAGTCGCCACCGTATTCGCCGCACCGGCACGATCCGCATCCGGGCGACAACGTCGGCCTGCTGATCGAAGATCGAGCCACCGGCGGCGCGCTGTTCTACGCGCCGGGCCTGGGTCGGATCGAAGATCATCTGTCGCCCTACATGGCAAACGCGGATTGCTTGCTGATAGACGGTACTTGCTGGACTGACGATGAAATGCTGCGTCGCGGCGTGGGACAGAAAACCGCCAGCGAGATGGGCCATCTGCATCAGTCGGGCGCAGGCGGCATGATTGAATCTCTACGCCAGTTCGACAAGCCGCGCAAGATACTGATCCACATCAATAACACCAACCCCATCCTGAACGAGCACTCACCGGAGCGCGCGGAACTCCTCCGCGAGGGGCTAGAGATCGCCTTTGACGGCATGGAAATCGAACTATGAACGCAACCACTGCATCTTCCAGCGCCGATCGAGCCTGGCCGCCCGAAGAGTTCGAGCGACAGTTGCGAAGCTTAGGCAGCCGCTACCACATTCATCATCCCTTCCAGGCGATGATGAATCGCGGCGAACTTAATCGCGAACAGATTCAGGGCTGGGTGTGCAACCGTTTCTACTATCAGGTCAACATCCCGCTCAAGGACGGCGCGCTGCTTGCTAACTGCCCCGATCGCGATGTGCGTAGAGAGTGGATACAGCGCATCCTGGATCACGACGGGCGCGAAGGTTACGAGGGCGGCATCGACGCATGGGTGCGATTGGGCGAGGCCTGTGGCCTCACCCGCATTGATATTGAATCGCAGCGCTACGTGCTGCCGGGCGTGCGTTTTGCTGTCGATGCCTACGTCAACTTTGTGCGCCGCGCCGACTGGCATGAGGCCGTGAGTTCATCGCTGACCGAACTGTTCGCGCCCACCATCCACAAGGAGCGGCTTGCGAACTGGCCGAAGTATTATCCGTGGATCGATAACGACGGTCTTGAATACTTCCGCCGGCGATTAAAAGAAGCGCACCGGGACGTGGATCACGGTTTGAGCCTGACGCTTAAACACTTCACCACCCGCGCGCAGCAGGAGAAGGTCATCGGCATCGTGCAGTTCAAGCTAGATGTGCTGTGGACTATGCTGGATGCGATGTACATGGCCTACATCCACAAGATGCCACCGTACTACAATGTGAGTGCGGCAACGTGAACGAGCCCCCTACAGACAATCCGATCACGCTGAATACGGTCATCAAGATCACGCCGACCTTCCGCCTGCAGTGGGAACCCGCGCAAAATGCGCACGTGCTGCTGTATCCGGAGGGCATGGTCAAGCTCAACCCCAGCGCGGGCGAAATTCTCAAACACTGCGACGGAGCGCGCAAGGTCAGCCAGCTTGTCGCCGAACTCCAAACGCAATTCCCCGGCGCCGATCTGGAAGCCGACGTGCTGAAATTCCTGCGTGTTGCGCACGAGCAGGGGTGGATAAAGTCCGTTTAAGTATCACGCCCGATGACACTCCAGCGGCGCGGCGAAGCCGGGCAGCACGCGGTTACACACAACCGGCGGACTGTACCACCTGATTCAAGAGTCGAACCATGTCATCTCGCGCCCTTCACTCTGTTCAGGATAAACTCAGCGAGAGTTCTTGACATCAGCCCATTGTCGCGCCCTGGATCAGATTCCTCGCTTCACTTCCGAATGACAACCAATACTGCGCCGCCCGGTTACAGTTCACTAGTTATTGGATCGATAGCGAAAACACGCGCTTAGGCCCTTCGCCTTTCAAATAACCATACATTTATGGGTTGATCGAAATTCGGTTCCATGGATTAATTGCCGCCAGATGAATTCGGCGGTCGCGTGAGGGCATTGCGCCCGCTCCAGCGCGACTCGCGCTCTTCAGACGAGAAGTTACCGGGGGGTCGGTGCGAGCCTTAGCGAAATTCACGACACCATGGCTCGCGGACGCTTATCCGCGACAACGTTTATTCGAGTGGCTTGACCAGCGGCGCGAGTCGCGAGTCATCTGGGTATGCGCGCCACCCGGCGCGGGCAAAACCACGCTCATCTCCAGCTACGTCAGTGCGCGCGGACTTCAGCGCATCTGGTACCAGATCGACGCGGGTGACGAGGATCCCGCGACCTTCTTCCACTATCTGCGGGAAGCCGCGCCGCGACGGAAAACGCCGCTGCCATTGCTGACCCCCGAATATCTGCCGGACCTCTCCGGCTTTACCAAACGTTTCTTTCGGCAACTGTTTCGGCGCCTCCCACGCCCCGCCGCGCTGGTCCTGGATAACTTTCAGGATGTGCAGGAATGCGGGCACCTCTATGGCGTCGTGCGCGACGCCGGGCGGAGATTCCGGAAGGCCATAACTTATTCGTAAACAGCCATTTACCGCCGCCCGCCGAATGCGCGCGTATTCGGGTAAACAAAACCCTTGCATTGCTGGAGTGGGAAGACCTTCGTCTCACACAGGAGGAAACCAAAGCCATCTCGTCGCTACGCGGCTGTGCCACTGAAGCGGCAGCATATTGCCTCCACCAGCGCTCAGGCGGCTGGGCCGCGGGACTAACGGTGCTCATGGAGGACGCCGATAAGCGAGAGACCGAGCCCGCCGTGCTCGATAACGCCACTCCACAGGCGCTGTTCGACTATTTCGCATCGGAAATCTTCGATCGTGCTCCGGCCGAGCTGCGTGAATTATGGCTGCGAACCGCCTGCCTCCCGCGGTTCACCGCCGCGATGGCGCGGCGACTCACTGGCAACGCGAAGGCCGAGGGCTTACTCGGGGATCTCTACTGCAGGCGCTATTTCATCGACCAGCGCTCGGCTTCTGAGCCCCATTATCAGTATCACGCGCTATTCCGTGAGTTTCTGGGCCATCAGGTGATGCGAGTCTTTACGGAAGCCGAGCGGCAGCAGCTTGTCCACAAATCTGCGCGCACGCTTGAGGAGCATGGTGATCATGAGGCGGCGCTCGCGTTGTACAAGGAGGCCAGGGACTGGACCTCGGCCGTTCGGTTGATCGTGACTATGGCGCCGTCAGTGTTGGCGCAAGGCCGCTGGAAAACGCTGGGTCACTGGATTACCTCACTACCGCGTCAGACGGTCGAGGAGACGACATGGCTTCTATTCTGGAGCGGCGCCTGTAAAGCGCAGTCGGACTCCGCGGCCGGCCAGAAGATTCTCGAGCGTGCTTACACGCGATTCACCGAGACCCGGGACACGATCGGCCAGGCGCTGAGCGCGGCGGCAGTGATTGACAGCTATTTTGTCGACACGGGTGGGTTCACCGCCGTCGCTCCGTGGATCGACGCCCTTGAAGAAGTGCTCGCGCATCGTCCTGTGTTCGCTTCTTCAACGACCGAGCTGCGCGCCTGGTCAAGCATGCTGATCGCGCTGTGCCACCTCAAGCCCGGGCACGCTTTCACGCCGGTCTGCGCCGAGAGAGTGCGGCAGCTATGTCGTCTGGACATCGGCGCCGGCGACAGACTGATGGCCGCATCGGCCTTGCTGCACTACATGCTAGTGACAGGAGACCTGCCCAGCGCTGCCGCGACCGCGGTCGAATTCGCACCGCTGGCCAAATCTCCGAAGGCGACCCCCTTCCAGCGGCTTGCCTGGTCATGGGCATATGCCTTGTACCTGATGGTCGCCGCGGACTGCGAACGCTCACTAGGGGTTAGTCGGCACGCACGGGAGCTCGCGTCCCAACACGGACTCTCCCTCCTCGCGACGATGCATAGGGCGTTCGAGATCTGGGCG
This DNA window, taken from Gammaproteobacteria bacterium, encodes the following:
- the pqqB gene encoding pyrroloquinoline quinone biosynthesis protein PqqB, whose product is MQVHILGSGAGGGFPQWNCNCVNCAGFRRGEITARARTQSSITASADGINWVLINASPDIRAQIDAFPALQPARAVRDTGIRAVVLMDSQIDHTTGLLTLREGNVPLELYCTDMVHQDLTSGFPVLTMLEHYCGVNRHPLPIDGDSFAIADAHGLAFTAIQLSSKSPPYSPHRHDPHPGDNVGLLIEDRATGGALFYAPGLGRIEDHLSPYMANADCLLIDGTCWTDDEMLRRGVGQKTASEMGHLHQSGAGGMIESLRQFDKPRKILIHINNTNPILNEHSPERAELLREGLEIAFDGMEIEL
- the pqqC gene encoding pyrroloquinoline-quinone synthase PqqC encodes the protein MNATTASSSADRAWPPEEFERQLRSLGSRYHIHHPFQAMMNRGELNREQIQGWVCNRFYYQVNIPLKDGALLANCPDRDVRREWIQRILDHDGREGYEGGIDAWVRLGEACGLTRIDIESQRYVLPGVRFAVDAYVNFVRRADWHEAVSSSLTELFAPTIHKERLANWPKYYPWIDNDGLEYFRRRLKEAHRDVDHGLSLTLKHFTTRAQQEKVIGIVQFKLDVLWTMLDAMYMAYIHKMPPYYNVSAAT
- a CDS encoding MoxR family ATPase, with the protein product MNRESSASARQADSLLADWRGRALALEDGVNRAMVGLERPVRLVLIALFARGHVLLEGDVGVGKTTLLRALARGIGGVYERLEGTIDLLPNDLIYYTYINEQGRPQVDPGPLLKHGEDLSFFFFNEINRARPQVHSLLLRVMAERSVSAFNREYRFPHLQVFADRNRVEKEETFEIPSAARDRFFMEIPIELTQDRELRRSLMFDTRFHDADALIARVQSGIIPFAQVKDIGPLIQQEIGVSETLETYALDLWEATRDPERFGVVIEDVDMSQLVQAGASPRGASLLIRAAKVAAWLNDRETVVPEDVQSIFFETMTHRVFFNPVYELRRAMLARQMMEQILSQVASP
- the pqqD gene encoding pyrroloquinoline quinone biosynthesis peptide chaperone PqqD; the protein is MTLNTVIKITPTFRLQWEPAQNAHVLLYPEGMVKLNPSAGEILKHCDGARKVSQLVAELQTQFPGADLEADVLKFLRVAHEQGWIKSV